One Leucoraja erinacea ecotype New England unplaced genomic scaffold, Leri_hhj_1 Leri_418S, whole genome shotgun sequence DNA segment encodes these proteins:
- the LOC129693760 gene encoding trichohyalin-like gives MPRGRNKHTGRSCDEKMRHREVMRRRRKEQQTQQERTQHLRGNPEINKERRAQQTQPETSHCLQDSQDTQRERSAHETNQERRAQETQPETSQCLQDRQGRQRERSAHEMQQKITKRLREKCERKEERRNKQTQPERIQRLRNKREREQERRTQETEPERRQCLRNRREREQERRTRETEQERSQRVRNKREREQERRTQETEPEKSQRLRNKREREQERRTQETEPERRQRLRNRREREQERRTRETEQERSQRVRNKREREQERRTQETEPEKSQRLRNKRERDLERRKESEPEKSQRLRNRREREQERRTRETEQERSQRVRNKREREQERRTQETEPEKSQRLRNKREREQEEKNSRDRARKKTTSQK, from the coding sequence ATGCCAAGAGGAAGGAATAAACATACAGGGCGGTCGTGTGATGAGAAAATGAGACATCGAGAAGtaatgaggaggaggagaaaaGAACAACAGACTCAGCAAGAAAGAACACAACATCTCCGAGGTAATCCAGAAATAAACAAGGAGAGAAGGGCACAACAGACACAGCCAGAAACATCTCACTGTCTCCAAGATAGTCAGGATACACAGCGGGAGAGAAGTGCACATGAGACGAACCAGGAGAGAAGGGCACAAGAGACACAGCCTGAAACATCTCAGTGTCTACAAGATAGACAGGGGAGACAGCGGGAGAGAAGTGCACATGAGatgcagcaaaaaataactaaacgTCTCAGAGAAAAAtgtgagaggaaggaggagagaaggaataagcagACACAGCCAGAAAGAATTCAACGTCTCAGAAATAAacgagagagggagcaagagagaaGAACTCAAGAGACAGAGCCAGAAAGAAGACAATGTCTCAGAAATAgacgagagagggagcaggagagaaggaCTCGAGAGACAGAGCAAGAAAGAAGTCAACGTGTCAGAAATAaacgagagagggagcaggagagaagaaCTCAAGAGACAGAGCCAGAAAAAAGTCAACGTCTCAGAAATAAacgagagagggagcaagagagaaGAACTCAAGAGACAGAGCCAGAAAGAAGACAACGTCTCAGAAATAgacgagagagggagcaggagagaaggaCTCGAGAGACAGAGCAAGAAAGAAGTCAACGTGTCAGAAATAaacgagagagggagcaggagagaagaaCTCAAGAGACAGAGCCAGAAAAAAGTCAACGTCTCCGAAATAAACGAGAGAGGGACCTTGAGAGAAGAAAAGAGTCAGAGCCAGAAAAAAGTCAGCGTCTCAGAAATAgacgagagagggagcaggagagaaggaCTCGAGAGACAGAGCAAGAAAGAAGTCAACGTGTCAGAAATAaacgagagagggagcaggagagaagaaCTCAAGAGACAGAGCCAGAAAAAAGTCAACGTCTCAGAAATAAACGAGAGAGGGAGCAAGAAGAGAAGAACTCAAGAGACAGAGCCAGAAAGAAGACAACGTCTCAGAAATAg
- the LOC129693761 gene encoding gastrula zinc finger protein XlCGF52.1-like, whose amino-acid sequence MEDHVTGHNKEKCSECDVCGKAWQSLSELEIHRWVHMGERPFDCSECSKSFKTTIDLKRHWRVHMGEKPYGCSTCGKSFAQLSGLWQHRRVHSSERPFTCSDCGKGFKSSRDLKEHERLHTGERPYTCSNCGKGFLRSNHLLVHQRTHTGERPYTCAHCGKGFTQSSQLLSHQHTHSGERPFTCAQCGKGFSRSGNLLSHQRTHTGERPFTCAQCGKGFTQSHNLLSHQRTHAGERPYTCAQCGKGFTSSSYLLVHQRTHTGERPYTCAQCGKGFTRSSILLVHQRIHTSERPFTCTQCGKGFSSSSNLLVHQRIHTSERPYTCTQCGKGFTRSTYLLSHQRVHASDHPVPSPVSGEHIAMASQALSHQRVDTSGQPYDCPYCGEEFDSSRKLQQHRRAHAGEQLLPL is encoded by the coding sequence atggaggaccacgtgacggggcacaacaaggagaagtgtTCTGAGTGTGACgtatgtggcaaggcctggcagagccTGAGTGAGCTGGAGATCCACCGGTGGGTGCACatgggagaacgccccttcgactgctcggaATGCAGCAAGAGCTTCAAGACGACCATTGACCTGAAGAGACACTGGCGGGTGCAcatgggcgagaagccctatggctgctccacctgtggcaagagctttgcccagttgtcggggctatggcagcaccggcgggtgcacagcagtgagcggcccttcacttgctctgactgcggcaaaggcttcaagtcgtccagGGACCTGAAGGAGCACGAACGCCTGCACACCGGGGAACGACCCTACACCTGCAgcaactgcggcaagggcttcctCCGCTCCAaccacctgctggtgcaccagcgcacccacaccggtgagcggccctacacctgtgctcactgcggcaagggcttcacccagtccagtcaactgctgtcccaccagcacaCCCACtccggcgagcgccccttcacctgtgcccagtgcggcaagggcttcagccGTTCCGGaaacctgctgtcccaccagcgcacccacaccggggagcgccccttcacctgcgcccagtgtggcaagggcttcacccagtcccacaacctgctgtcccaccagcgcacccatgccggtgagcgtccctacacctgtgcccagtgcggtaAGGGCTTCACCTCCTCCAGCTACCTgttggtgcaccagcgcacccacactggcgagcgtccctacacctgtgcccagtgcggcaagggattCACGCGCTCCAGCatcctgctggtgcaccagcgcatccacacaAGCGAGCGTCCcttcacctgcacccagtgcggcaagggcttctcctcctccagcaacctgctggtgcaccagcgcatccacaccagcgagcgcccctacacctgcacccagtgcggcaagggcttcacccgctcaaCCTATCTGCTGTctcaccagcgggtgcacgccagCGACCAtcccgtccccagcccggtgAGTGGAGAGCACATTGCCATGGCCTCCCAAGCCCTGTCTCACCAACGCGTggacaccagtggccagccctatgactgcccgtactgcggtgaggagtttgacagctcgcggaAGTTGCAGCAGCACCGGCGGGCCcacgccggcgagcagctgctcccactgtga